The Acetomicrobium flavidum genome window below encodes:
- the flgG gene encoding flagellar basal-body rod protein FlgG — MIRALWSGATGMIAQQSNLDVISNNLANVNTTGYKKMRAEFEDLMYQVAREPGAPVEPDSMIPTGIQVGLGTRLVGTGRIMSPGNLQVTDNPLDISIEGDGFFQVTLPDGTIAYTRDGSWHLDGDGQIVTSDGYLLEPQITIPEDTVELTISPTGEVYVRQPGDVEPNQIGQIELARFVNPQGLRAMGKNLFLETPASGFPILGQPGEEGLGTLRQSTLEMSNVQVVEEMVAMIVTQRAYEANSKTIQTADELLQIANNLRR; from the coding sequence ATGATACGCGCCTTATGGTCAGGAGCTACGGGGATGATCGCCCAGCAATCAAACCTTGACGTCATCTCCAATAACCTTGCAAACGTCAACACCACGGGATACAAGAAGATGAGGGCGGAGTTTGAGGACCTCATGTATCAGGTGGCGAGGGAACCGGGAGCACCCGTAGAGCCCGATTCAATGATACCTACGGGCATCCAGGTGGGTTTGGGCACCAGGCTCGTTGGTACCGGTCGCATAATGAGCCCGGGCAACCTGCAGGTCACGGACAATCCCTTGGACATATCCATAGAGGGGGACGGATTCTTTCAGGTGACCCTGCCTGACGGCACCATCGCCTACACTCGAGACGGCAGTTGGCATCTGGATGGAGACGGACAGATAGTCACTTCCGACGGCTACCTCCTGGAGCCACAGATCACAATCCCCGAGGATACCGTGGAGCTCACCATAAGCCCGACTGGCGAGGTCTACGTCAGACAGCCGGGCGATGTGGAGCCAAACCAAATCGGCCAGATCGAGCTGGCCCGTTTTGTCAACCCCCAGGGGTTAAGGGCCATGGGCAAAAACCTCTTCCTGGAGACTCCGGCTAGCGGATTTCCCATACTGGGACAGCCGGGCGAAGAGGGCTTGGGCACTCTTCGCCAGAGCACCCTTGAGATGTCAAACGTCCAGGTCGTCGAAGAGATGGTGGCCATGATAGTCACCCAACGAGCCTACGAAGCCAATTCCAAGACGATACAGACGGCCGACGAGCTGCTTCAAATTGCAAATAACCTGAGGCGATAA
- the flgF gene encoding flagellar basal-body rod protein FlgF — protein sequence MYRGIYGASSAMLVQEKTIDVVSNNLANVDTVGFRRRISVEKTFPEVLIQRRESLAPFEGASYQPIGLSGLNVVLSQTAMDTSEGAIEVTGNPLDVAISGDGFFVVGDRAGNVFYTRAGNFALDSRGNLVTQEGLNVLGRNGAPISVANVSFVEIDEGGSVIADGNVVGRVGVVTFQNPTYLRNVGKSLLQASAESGGAQPVGAARLVPRALERSNVNVVYEMVRLIEGQRAYEAAARSLSIQDEQTGSLITTFGRS from the coding sequence ATGTATCGCGGCATATACGGCGCCTCATCGGCAATGCTGGTTCAGGAAAAGACTATCGACGTGGTGTCCAACAACTTGGCCAACGTCGATACCGTGGGCTTTAGAAGGCGCATCTCGGTCGAAAAGACCTTTCCCGAGGTGTTGATACAGCGCAGGGAATCCTTGGCTCCCTTTGAGGGGGCGTCGTATCAGCCCATCGGCCTTTCGGGCCTAAACGTGGTGCTTTCGCAGACTGCTATGGATACTTCCGAGGGTGCGATCGAGGTGACTGGCAACCCCCTGGACGTCGCCATTTCAGGAGACGGTTTTTTCGTCGTAGGCGACAGGGCCGGCAACGTCTTTTACACCAGGGCCGGCAACTTTGCCCTTGATTCGCGCGGCAACCTGGTCACCCAGGAAGGGCTTAACGTTTTGGGCAGAAACGGAGCTCCGATCAGTGTGGCCAACGTTTCCTTCGTGGAGATCGACGAAGGAGGGTCCGTGATAGCCGACGGCAATGTGGTGGGCCGGGTTGGGGTTGTTACCTTTCAAAATCCCACGTACTTGAGGAATGTGGGGAAGAGCTTGCTCCAGGCAAGCGCCGAATCCGGAGGAGCCCAACCTGTGGGGGCAGCCAGGCTTGTGCCAAGGGCGCTTGAGAGATCAAACGTCAACGTGGTATACGAGATGGTACGTCTTATAGAAGGCCAAAGGGCATACGAGGCGGCCGCACGCAGTTTGAGCATTCAGGATGAACAGACGGGATCCTTGATAACGACCTTCGGCAGGTCGTGA
- the mreB gene encoding rod shape-determining protein encodes MLGLDIGIDLGTATILIYIKGKGVVMTEPSVVAIDQNTNKILAVGSEAKRMLGRTPGNVIAVRPLQSGVIANYTMTEAMIRHFLKKIMSGVNRLLRHRVMIGVPSGATDVERRAVLEAALEVGAKEAYLIEEPMAAAIGAGLPVEEPRGNMVVDVGGGTSDIAVISLGGLVVAESLRLGGDAMDEAIIRYVRKKYNLEIGSQTAELLKISIGNCRKVSGDELKSMVVKGRDIILGLPRQVELTTNDVQEAISEIVSSIIRSIRRVLELTPAELSADIIDRGIVLTGGGALLQGLPELIFEQTGINTYVAESPLECVALGTGKALEELSALKEAGAVYSSIKRVSSR; translated from the coding sequence GTGTTGGGATTGGATATAGGCATAGATTTGGGCACTGCAACGATATTGATTTACATCAAGGGAAAGGGAGTAGTGATGACGGAACCGTCAGTGGTGGCCATAGACCAGAACACGAATAAAATTCTGGCCGTCGGTTCCGAGGCCAAGAGGATGTTGGGGCGCACGCCCGGCAACGTCATTGCCGTGCGTCCGCTTCAAAGCGGGGTCATAGCAAACTACACGATGACGGAAGCCATGATACGCCATTTCCTCAAAAAGATCATGTCGGGCGTCAATCGGCTGTTGCGGCATCGCGTGATGATCGGCGTGCCGTCGGGTGCCACCGACGTGGAAAGAAGGGCTGTCCTCGAAGCAGCCCTGGAAGTGGGTGCAAAGGAGGCCTACCTCATAGAGGAACCAATGGCAGCTGCCATAGGTGCCGGACTTCCGGTGGAAGAACCGCGGGGCAACATGGTAGTGGACGTAGGCGGAGGCACCTCCGACATAGCCGTCATATCCTTGGGTGGCCTTGTGGTTGCAGAATCCCTGCGTCTTGGAGGCGACGCCATGGACGAGGCGATAATAAGGTATGTCCGCAAGAAGTACAACCTCGAGATAGGTTCCCAGACCGCCGAGCTTTTGAAGATATCCATAGGAAATTGCCGCAAGGTCTCAGGAGACGAGCTGAAGTCCATGGTCGTGAAGGGCCGAGACATCATCTTGGGCCTGCCAAGGCAGGTAGAGTTGACGACGAACGACGTACAGGAAGCGATTTCGGAGATAGTCTCGTCGATAATCAGGAGCATAAGGCGCGTTTTGGAGCTAACGCCGGCGGAACTTTCTGCCGATATTATTGACAGAGGGATAGTTTTGACCGGAGGAGGAGCGTTGCTCCAGGGACTTCCAGAGCTAATCTTTGAACAGACGGGGATAAACACTTACGTGGCCGAATCGCCCTTGGAGTGCGTAGCCTTAGGCACCGGCAAGGCGCTTGAGGAGCTTAGCGCCTTGAAGGAAGCGGGAGCAGTCTATTCCTCCATTAAGAGAGTTTCGAGCCGCTAG